In Blastopirellula sediminis, the following proteins share a genomic window:
- a CDS encoding NADH:ubiquinone reductase (Na(+)-transporting) subunit D: MAKDTAKDILLAPVFSNNPIALQVLGICSALAVTSKLDKALTMALAVTIVTGFSNLSVSLVRKFIPSSIRIIVQMTIIASLVIIVDQFLKAYAFNVSKELSVFVGLIITNCIVMGRAEAYAMKHEPGMSFLDGIGNGLGYSMILLVVAFFRELFGSGTLFGFTILHKVSDGGWYTPNGLMLLPPSAFFIIGVIIWVLRTFRPDQVETEG, encoded by the coding sequence ATGGCTAAAGATACAGCAAAAGACATTCTGCTCGCGCCGGTCTTCAGCAATAACCCGATCGCCTTGCAGGTGCTCGGCATTTGCTCGGCCCTTGCGGTGACCTCGAAGCTCGACAAAGCGCTCACCATGGCCCTGGCCGTGACGATCGTGACCGGCTTCTCGAACCTCAGCGTCAGCCTGGTTCGCAAGTTCATCCCGAGCAGCATCCGCATTATCGTGCAGATGACGATCATCGCGTCGCTCGTGATCATCGTCGACCAGTTCCTGAAAGCCTACGCGTTCAACGTCAGCAAAGAGCTGTCGGTGTTCGTCGGTTTGATCATTACGAACTGCATCGTGATGGGCCGCGCCGAAGCTTATGCGATGAAGCATGAGCCCGGCATGAGCTTCCTGGACGGCATCGGCAACGGTCTCGGCTATAGCATGATTCTGTTGGTCGTGGCGTTCTTCCGCGAGCTGTTCGGCTCGGGCACGCTGTTCGGCTTCACGATTCTGCACAAGGTTTCGGACGGCGGCTGGTACACGCCGAACGGCTTGATGCTGCTTCCGCCGAGTGCGTTTTTCATCATCGGCGTCATCATTTGGGTCTTGCGGACGTTCCGTCCCGACCAGGTTGAGACGGAGGGCTAA
- the nqrE gene encoding NADH:ubiquinone reductase (Na(+)-transporting) subunit E, with amino-acid sequence MDYVNIALKAVFSENLALAFFLGMCTFLAVSKNVKTALGLGVAVIAVMAITIPANNLIYQHLLKKGSLAWLSSDLADTDLTFLGLIIYIGVIAAIVQILEMGLDRYFPPLYNALGIFLPLITVNCAILGGSLFMVERDYDFAQSCVYGVFAGVGWALAICSLAGVREKLKYSDVPAGLKGLGITFLTAGLMALAFMSFGGML; translated from the coding sequence ATGGACTACGTCAATATTGCTCTGAAAGCGGTCTTCAGCGAAAACCTGGCGCTCGCTTTCTTCCTGGGAATGTGCACGTTTCTCGCCGTTTCCAAAAATGTGAAAACCGCCCTCGGTCTGGGCGTCGCGGTGATCGCGGTGATGGCGATCACCATCCCGGCCAACAACCTGATCTATCAGCATCTGCTGAAGAAAGGTTCGCTGGCCTGGCTCAGCTCGGACCTGGCTGATACCGACCTGACCTTCCTCGGGCTCATCATTTACATCGGCGTCATCGCGGCGATCGTGCAGATCCTGGAAATGGGTCTCGATCGTTACTTCCCGCCGTTGTACAACGCGCTCGGGATCTTCCTGCCGCTGATCACCGTGAACTGCGCGATCCTCGGCGGTTCGCTCTTCATGGTCGAACGCGACTATGACTTCGCCCAAAGCTGCGTCTACGGCGTCTTCGCCGGGGTCGGTTGGGCGTTGGCGATTTGCTCGTTGGCGGGCGTTCGCGAAAAATTGAAGTACAGCGACGTGCCGGCCGGTCTGAAAGGACTGGGCATCACGTTCCTGACGGCCGGGCTGATGGCCCTGGCGTTCATGTCGTTCGGCGGCATGCTGTAA
- a CDS encoding HisA/HisF-related TIM barrel protein: protein MPVIDLMGGKVVRGIGGVRHSYRPIESRLCGCADPGEVAAALVSHFSFTDVYVADLDAIVERSPQVDCWRRIAASGMRLHLDAGLATLAACREAIAALGAENLASLIVGLETLERWSDLREVASELGDAATFSLDLRHGRPLRIVGGAISAEEIAENAIECGVRRMVLLDLAQVGQGRGTGTETLCRELASQYPGIEWITGGGVATRGEIAGQLAIGARRVLVSSALHQDEKILIAADE from the coding sequence TTGCCGGTTATTGATCTGATGGGAGGGAAAGTCGTGCGCGGCATCGGCGGCGTACGGCATAGTTATCGACCGATTGAAAGTCGGTTGTGCGGATGTGCAGATCCCGGCGAGGTCGCCGCGGCTCTGGTCTCTCACTTCTCGTTTACCGACGTCTACGTGGCCGATCTCGACGCGATTGTGGAGCGGAGCCCGCAGGTTGACTGTTGGCGCAGGATCGCCGCCAGCGGAATGCGGCTACATCTCGACGCCGGCTTGGCGACGCTGGCCGCTTGTCGGGAAGCGATCGCGGCGTTGGGGGCGGAGAATCTCGCCTCGCTGATCGTGGGGCTCGAAACGCTCGAGCGGTGGTCCGACTTGCGGGAAGTCGCCAGTGAACTGGGAGATGCGGCCACGTTCAGTCTTGATCTGCGGCATGGACGTCCCTTGAGGATCGTCGGCGGCGCGATTTCTGCCGAGGAAATCGCCGAGAATGCGATCGAATGTGGGGTGCGGCGTATGGTGCTCCTCGACTTGGCTCAGGTAGGGCAGGGGCGCGGGACCGGGACGGAGACCTTGTGCCGTGAGCTTGCGTCGCAATATCCAGGCATTGAGTGGATTACGGGGGGCGGGGTCGCCACGCGAGGAGAAATTGCGGGGCAATTAGCAATTGGCGCCAGAAGAGTTCTTGTATCTTCTGCGCTGCATCAAGATGAAAAAATATTAATAGCTGCGGACGAGTAA
- the rpmG gene encoding 50S ribosomal protein L33: MAKKSKKAETVFLVCEESGDYNYTLKRKPGGEKLKLKKYCPRLRKHTWHNEKKK; this comes from the coding sequence ATGGCCAAAAAGAGCAAAAAAGCGGAAACCGTCTTCCTCGTCTGCGAAGAATCGGGCGACTACAACTACACCCTGAAGCGTAAGCCGGGGGGCGAAAAGCTGAAGCTGAAGAAGTATTGCCCCCGTCTGCGCAAGCACACCTGGCACAACGAAAAGAAGAAGTAG
- a CDS encoding prenyltransferase/squalene oxidase repeat-containing protein — MRILSASTSVVETPASKKAEKKESALVVWLSRRFKGSAGWMSSLLFHMVLILALGLWVLRDDRSEGPVGIIVGEADPVVPITEIPKWEPQVADIQGEVVNDSTFAINELAQQLAQTAPSETPMSAIPPPAIMFTDSAPLTSLPPAGAGGFAGRDPANQDGLLQQRGGSQATQDAVERALAWIAAQQNEDGHWDFNHRNGPLGARATDPGSAKALMGATGLALLPFLGKGYTHLRESPYQETVTNGLYYLRTHMKISNKGGDMTGESPFGMYCHGLAAIALCEAYAMTEDPELRQEAQEAVKFIEFAQHSGGGWRYQPGEPGDTSVFGWQLMALKSALIGGLQVSSPRIGLAEHFLDTVQSDGGANYGYQRPGKQPSTTAIGLLSRMYLGWKKDDRRLLRGTKFLAKEGPSKRDMYYNYYATNVMAHQGGPDWTKWNDELSNYLIKTQSNALFDAGSWRFDDPYIAEGGRLYTTCLAAMILEVYYRHMPLYSDQSIDFKF, encoded by the coding sequence ATGCGCATCCTTTCGGCATCGACGAGCGTCGTCGAGACTCCGGCTTCTAAGAAGGCGGAGAAGAAGGAGAGTGCGCTCGTCGTCTGGCTTTCGCGGCGGTTCAAAGGATCGGCCGGCTGGATGAGCAGCTTGCTGTTTCACATGGTGCTGATCTTGGCGCTGGGGCTGTGGGTGTTGCGGGACGATCGTTCCGAAGGACCGGTGGGGATTATCGTCGGCGAGGCCGACCCGGTTGTGCCGATCACCGAGATCCCGAAGTGGGAGCCGCAGGTCGCCGACATCCAAGGAGAAGTCGTCAACGACTCGACCTTTGCGATTAACGAACTGGCGCAGCAGCTCGCGCAGACGGCGCCGTCGGAAACGCCGATGAGTGCGATTCCGCCGCCAGCGATCATGTTCACCGACTCGGCGCCGCTGACCAGTCTGCCGCCGGCCGGAGCAGGCGGTTTCGCCGGTCGTGATCCCGCCAATCAAGACGGCCTGTTGCAGCAGCGGGGCGGTTCGCAGGCGACTCAAGACGCCGTCGAACGCGCGTTGGCTTGGATCGCAGCGCAGCAAAACGAAGATGGCCATTGGGACTTCAATCATCGCAACGGCCCGCTCGGCGCTCGCGCGACGGATCCTGGATCAGCGAAAGCTCTGATGGGAGCGACAGGCCTCGCTTTGTTGCCGTTTCTGGGTAAAGGGTACACCCATTTGCGTGAGAGTCCCTATCAAGAGACGGTCACCAACGGGCTCTACTATCTGCGAACGCACATGAAGATCAGCAACAAGGGAGGCGACATGACCGGCGAAAGTCCGTTCGGCATGTATTGCCACGGCTTGGCGGCGATCGCCCTCTGCGAAGCGTATGCGATGACCGAAGATCCCGAATTGCGGCAAGAAGCGCAGGAAGCGGTGAAGTTTATCGAGTTCGCTCAACACTCTGGCGGCGGCTGGCGTTATCAACCGGGAGAGCCGGGAGATACTTCGGTCTTCGGTTGGCAGTTGATGGCGCTGAAGAGCGCGTTGATCGGCGGGCTTCAGGTTTCGTCGCCGCGAATCGGTTTGGCCGAGCACTTTCTCGATACCGTTCAATCCGACGGCGGCGCCAACTACGGTTATCAACGCCCTGGCAAGCAACCGTCGACGACGGCGATCGGGTTGCTCTCGCGGATGTATCTGGGATGGAAAAAGGATGATCGGCGACTGCTGCGGGGAACGAAGTTTCTGGCGAAAGAAGGCCCGTCCAAACGCGACATGTATTACAACTACTACGCCACGAACGTGATGGCGCATCAAGGCGGACCCGACTGGACGAAGTGGAACGACGAGTTGAGCAACTACCTGATCAAGACGCAGTCGAACGCCCTGTTTGACGCCGGAAGTTGGCGATTCGACGATCCCTACATTGCGGAAGGCGGGAGGCTCTACACGACCTGCCTGGCGGCGATGATCTTGGAGGTCTACTACCGACACATGCCTCTCTACTCCGATCAGTCCATTGACTTCAAGTTCTGA
- a CDS encoding Na(+)-translocating NADH-quinone reductase subunit A, translating to MPRTITLKRGLDLPISGRPQQTIESAGSVSRVALLGDDYIGMRPTMLVTEGDTVKQGQALFEDKKNPGVLFTSPAAGKVVAVNRGPKRRFLSVVVEKEGDAQVEFTSHGDQSLLSLTRQQVADGMVAAGLWPALRQRPYGKTPSPTATPLALFVTAIDTNPLAADPAAVIGPRKAEFTAGLEALSKLTDGPMFVCRAPGADIPGDDLPFAEVVEFSGPHPAGLPGTHIHCLYPAGRDRYVWYIGYQDVLAIGSLFKTGRLDVKRILSLAGPAVSSPRLIETTLGADLTQLTAGQLKAGELRVISGSVFAGRTCADPNTYLGRYHNQISVLVEGNNRDFMGWLTLGFGKFSTKPVFLSALTGGGKSYDFTTCSEGSHRAIIPTGMYEKVMPLDIEPTALLKSLVVNDMESAQALGALELEEEDLALCTYVDTGKHDFGSALRKNLTRIEAEG from the coding sequence ATGCCACGAACTATTACGTTGAAACGAGGGCTCGACCTGCCGATTTCGGGTCGTCCTCAGCAGACTATCGAGTCGGCCGGATCAGTGAGCCGCGTCGCACTTCTGGGAGACGACTACATCGGCATGCGGCCGACGATGCTCGTCACCGAAGGGGACACGGTCAAACAAGGTCAGGCCCTGTTTGAAGACAAAAAGAACCCCGGCGTGCTCTTCACGTCGCCGGCAGCCGGCAAGGTGGTCGCGGTCAATCGCGGCCCCAAGCGTCGGTTTCTGTCGGTCGTCGTCGAGAAAGAAGGGGACGCCCAAGTCGAATTCACCTCGCACGGCGATCAGTCGCTGTTGTCGCTGACCCGTCAGCAGGTGGCCGACGGAATGGTCGCCGCCGGGCTTTGGCCTGCGTTGCGGCAACGCCCTTACGGCAAGACTCCTTCGCCGACGGCGACTCCGCTGGCGCTCTTCGTCACGGCGATCGACACGAACCCGCTGGCGGCTGATCCCGCGGCGGTGATCGGTCCGCGCAAGGCGGAGTTCACCGCTGGGCTCGAAGCTCTCAGCAAATTGACTGACGGCCCGATGTTCGTCTGTCGCGCTCCTGGCGCCGACATCCCGGGCGACGATCTCCCGTTCGCCGAAGTCGTCGAGTTCTCCGGTCCCCATCCGGCTGGTCTGCCTGGCACGCACATCCACTGCTTGTATCCGGCTGGCCGCGATCGCTACGTCTGGTACATCGGTTACCAAGACGTGTTGGCGATCGGCTCGCTGTTCAAGACCGGCCGTTTGGACGTCAAGCGAATCTTGTCGCTGGCTGGTCCGGCGGTCAGCTCGCCGCGACTGATCGAAACGACGCTGGGCGCCGACCTGACGCAATTGACCGCCGGTCAGTTGAAGGCTGGCGAGCTTCGCGTGATTTCGGGTTCGGTCTTCGCCGGCCGCACTTGTGCCGATCCGAACACCTACCTCGGTCGTTACCACAACCAGATCTCGGTTCTGGTCGAAGGGAACAACCGCGACTTCATGGGTTGGCTCACGCTCGGCTTCGGCAAGTTCTCGACAAAGCCGGTCTTCCTGTCGGCTTTGACCGGCGGCGGTAAGTCGTACGACTTTACGACCTGCAGCGAAGGTAGCCATCGAGCGATCATTCCGACCGGGATGTATGAAAAAGTAATGCCGCTCGATATCGAGCCGACCGCGCTGCTGAAGTCGCTGGTCGTCAACGATATGGAATCGGCCCAGGCGCTGGGCGCTTTGGAATTGGAAGAAGAAGACTTGGCGCTTTGCACCTACGTCGATACCGGCAAGCACGACTTCGGCAGCGCCCTGCGGAAGAACCTGACCCGCATTGAGGCCGAGGGGTAA
- a CDS encoding lactonase family protein produces the protein MTFQHPSRRTFLTYSIAIAGASQLTGPLFAAEGAEGAEGPLMAYVGTFSSPLKDVLKTQVDLPPGNGRGIHAFRVNRETGALKAEFEYEMGTSPSCLTINAAGTRLYSANETDRVGDDKEGTVSAFAIDPASGSLKLLNTVRSGGAGPTYVSLHPSGKFLFVANYFGGSVAVLPILEDGRLGNPTDVKNDAGEIGPTKAVHAPPGSFAISGHDRTHAHMIESDPAGRYVLHVDLGLDLIYIWKFDAAHGKLIANDPATVSLPPGDGPRHFYFHPNGQWFYSIQEEGSTIVLFDYDAEKGRLSERKTISTLPPHFAGSNFCSEILVSQDGKFVYAGNRLHDSIGIFAVGSDGELTHVADEWTRGDYPRSFNFDPTGKFLYCCNQRADHVTVFQVNRETGQLKFTGHYAPVGNPSCIAFLALPKP, from the coding sequence ATGACGTTCCAGCATCCGTCTCGACGTACCTTCCTGACTTACAGCATCGCGATCGCCGGCGCGAGCCAACTGACTGGCCCGTTGTTTGCCGCCGAAGGCGCCGAAGGCGCCGAAGGGCCGCTGATGGCCTATGTCGGCACCTTCAGTTCGCCGCTCAAAGATGTCTTGAAGACGCAGGTTGATCTTCCGCCGGGCAACGGCCGCGGGATTCACGCCTTTCGAGTGAACCGCGAAACGGGAGCGCTGAAGGCGGAGTTCGAATATGAAATGGGAACCAGCCCCAGTTGCCTGACGATCAATGCGGCTGGGACGCGTCTTTACTCGGCCAATGAAACCGATCGCGTCGGCGACGACAAAGAGGGAACGGTGAGTGCGTTCGCCATCGATCCGGCCAGCGGCAGCTTGAAGTTGCTCAACACGGTGCGATCTGGCGGCGCTGGTCCGACCTACGTGAGCCTGCATCCCTCGGGTAAGTTTCTCTTCGTCGCCAACTACTTCGGCGGTTCGGTCGCCGTGCTGCCGATTCTGGAAGACGGGCGGCTTGGAAATCCAACCGACGTCAAGAATGACGCCGGCGAGATTGGCCCGACCAAAGCGGTTCATGCGCCGCCAGGAAGTTTCGCGATCAGCGGGCACGATCGCACGCACGCCCACATGATTGAGTCCGATCCGGCAGGGCGTTACGTCCTGCATGTCGATCTGGGATTGGATCTGATCTACATCTGGAAGTTTGACGCGGCCCACGGAAAACTGATCGCGAATGATCCGGCAACCGTTTCGTTGCCGCCAGGCGATGGCCCGCGGCACTTCTACTTTCATCCCAATGGTCAGTGGTTCTACTCCATTCAGGAAGAAGGCTCGACCATCGTGCTGTTCGATTACGACGCGGAGAAGGGCCGCTTGTCAGAGCGGAAGACGATCTCGACACTGCCGCCGCACTTCGCCGGCAGCAACTTCTGCTCGGAGATTCTCGTTTCGCAAGACGGCAAGTTCGTCTACGCCGGCAATCGACTGCACGACAGCATCGGCATCTTCGCGGTCGGAAGCGACGGCGAGCTAACGCACGTCGCCGACGAGTGGACGCGCGGCGACTACCCACGGAGCTTCAACTTTGACCCGACCGGCAAGTTTCTCTACTGCTGCAATCAGCGAGCGGATCACGTGACTGTGTTCCAAGTGAACCGCGAAACCGGACAGCTCAAATTCACCGGCCACTACGCGCCGGTTGGGAATCCGTCGTGCATTGCGTTTCTTGCTCTTCCTAAGCCTTAG
- a CDS encoding Na(+)-translocating NADH-quinone reductase subunit C, whose protein sequence is MLHRDSVGGTFLVAAVLCIVCSVAVSATAVFLKPTQDAEIKLDQQKNILAAADALPKDEEGKFKQVSAAEVTELYKQVETIVIDLDTGERVDDRKEDPITLENLEKKQKMEEIPTDAPPAEKLGEIKEREEYSQVYILKKDGKISAIVLPFYGKGLWSTMKGYLALEGDAKTIKGLTYYSHGETPGLGGEVDNQLWKAQWPGTTAVDDDGTVLVHVTKAGQTAGIDTNIDGLSGATITTKGVDTMVRYWLGPGGFGPFLAKVRKGDFNG, encoded by the coding sequence ATGCTACATCGTGATAGCGTTGGCGGAACGTTCCTCGTGGCCGCCGTCCTTTGCATCGTCTGCTCGGTAGCGGTTTCCGCCACGGCGGTTTTTCTGAAACCGACGCAGGACGCCGAAATCAAGCTCGACCAGCAGAAGAACATTCTGGCTGCCGCCGATGCGTTGCCCAAAGACGAGGAAGGCAAGTTCAAGCAGGTCAGCGCCGCCGAGGTGACTGAACTGTACAAGCAGGTCGAAACGATCGTGATCGATCTCGACACCGGCGAACGGGTCGACGATCGCAAAGAAGATCCGATCACGCTCGAGAATCTCGAAAAGAAGCAGAAGATGGAAGAAATTCCGACGGACGCTCCTCCGGCCGAAAAGCTGGGCGAGATCAAAGAACGTGAAGAGTACTCGCAAGTTTACATCCTGAAGAAGGACGGCAAGATCAGCGCGATCGTGCTGCCGTTCTACGGTAAGGGTCTCTGGTCGACCATGAAGGGCTACCTGGCTCTCGAAGGGGACGCCAAGACGATCAAGGGTTTGACTTACTACTCGCACGGCGAAACTCCGGGTCTCGGCGGCGAAGTCGATAACCAATTGTGGAAGGCCCAATGGCCGGGAACCACCGCGGTTGATGACGACGGCACCGTCCTGGTCCACGTCACCAAGGCGGGCCAGACCGCCGGCATCGACACCAACATCGACGGCCTGTCGGGCGCCACCATCACGACCAAAGGGGTCGACACGATGGTTCGCTACTGGCTCGGCCCAGGCGGCTTCGGTCCGTTTTTGGCGAAGGTTCGCAAGGGAGACTTCAATGGCTAA
- the recJ gene encoding single-stranded-DNA-specific exonuclease RecJ — MEKRWRIYPHDAARIRQLEATAGVPAVVAQLLLSRGLSDPSAIRGFLEAKFSDLRDPELLPGVTAAVERIYDAVQSKRRITVYGDYDADGITSSAILYRCLQILGADVGYYVPSRFDEGYGLNSEAVEKLVERGTKLLITVDCGIASVKEAEVAKELGLELIITDHHEMADRLPEAAAIVHPRLPGTNYPFGGLCGAGVAFKLAWALCQKASNAKRVTDRLRNFLLTAVGLASIGTVADVVPLVDENRLIVRHGLNCLREYPVAGIEALLEVAKLGDKQQLTSEDIGFTIGPRLNAAGRLGQAQLAIELLTTDSRERAQALAEYIHQLNDSRGSLERSIYLAASKQAKEEFDPVNDPALVLAGHGWHVGVIGIVAGRLADKFNRPVVLIALDQAGVKPGVGSARSACGLNLHEALKSCEHHLLGCGGHAAAAGLQIMPDKIEAFRAEFVEYAAAEVTDESQVAELTIDAEAPISQLTYKTVNQIEMLAPFGEGNRRPIMCASGAKLVDKPKRIGGGERHLSVHLEHHGVRIRGVAFGQGDWAEPLSKHEGLLDIAFQPVINNFRGRNNVELQLVDWKPHAGDTPPT; from the coding sequence ATGGAAAAGCGCTGGCGCATCTACCCGCACGACGCCGCTCGAATTCGGCAACTCGAGGCAACCGCCGGGGTGCCGGCGGTCGTCGCCCAGCTTCTTTTGAGCCGCGGTCTGTCGGACCCAAGCGCCATCCGCGGTTTCCTGGAAGCGAAATTCTCGGACCTGCGCGACCCGGAACTGCTGCCCGGCGTCACCGCCGCCGTCGAGCGGATCTATGACGCCGTCCAGTCCAAACGCCGCATCACCGTCTACGGCGACTACGACGCCGACGGAATCACCTCGTCCGCCATCCTTTACCGCTGCCTGCAAATCCTGGGCGCCGACGTCGGCTATTACGTCCCCAGTCGATTTGACGAAGGGTATGGCCTGAACAGCGAAGCGGTCGAGAAGCTGGTCGAGCGCGGGACCAAGCTGCTGATCACGGTCGACTGCGGCATCGCGAGCGTCAAAGAGGCGGAAGTCGCCAAAGAGCTCGGCCTGGAGCTGATCATCACCGACCACCACGAGATGGCGGACCGGCTTCCCGAAGCGGCCGCGATCGTCCATCCGCGACTTCCCGGCACGAACTATCCCTTTGGCGGGCTCTGCGGCGCCGGCGTCGCCTTCAAACTTGCCTGGGCGCTTTGCCAAAAGGCGAGCAACGCCAAGCGCGTGACCGATCGCCTTCGCAACTTCCTGCTAACCGCCGTTGGCCTCGCTTCGATCGGCACCGTCGCCGACGTCGTGCCGCTGGTCGACGAGAACCGCCTGATCGTTCGTCACGGGCTGAACTGCCTGCGCGAATACCCAGTCGCCGGGATCGAAGCGCTGCTGGAAGTCGCCAAGCTCGGGGACAAACAGCAGCTGACCAGCGAAGATATCGGCTTCACGATCGGCCCCCGCCTGAACGCCGCCGGGCGACTCGGCCAGGCCCAACTCGCCATCGAACTGCTGACGACCGACTCTCGCGAACGGGCCCAGGCCCTCGCCGAGTACATTCACCAGCTGAACGACAGCCGCGGCAGCTTGGAGCGAAGCATCTATCTCGCCGCTTCCAAGCAGGCCAAGGAAGAGTTTGATCCGGTCAACGATCCGGCGCTTGTCCTGGCTGGTCATGGCTGGCACGTCGGCGTGATCGGCATCGTCGCCGGTCGCCTGGCCGACAAATTCAATCGCCCGGTCGTGCTGATCGCGCTCGACCAGGCCGGCGTCAAACCCGGGGTCGGCTCGGCTCGCAGCGCGTGCGGACTGAATTTGCACGAAGCGCTGAAGTCGTGCGAGCACCATTTGCTCGGCTGCGGCGGGCACGCGGCTGCGGCCGGTTTGCAGATCATGCCTGACAAGATCGAAGCGTTTCGGGCGGAGTTCGTCGAGTACGCGGCGGCGGAAGTGACCGACGAGTCGCAAGTCGCCGAACTGACGATCGACGCCGAAGCCCCGATCAGCCAGCTGACCTACAAAACAGTCAACCAGATCGAAATGCTCGCCCCCTTTGGTGAAGGGAATCGTCGCCCCATCATGTGCGCCAGCGGCGCCAAGTTGGTCGACAAACCGAAGCGAATCGGCGGGGGCGAACGCCACCTTTCGGTCCATTTGGAACATCACGGCGTCCGCATCCGGGGCGTCGCCTTCGGCCAAGGAGACTGGGCCGAACCGCTGAGCAAGCACGAGGGACTGCTCGACATCGCCTTCCAGCCGGTCATCAACAACTTCCGGGGCCGAAACAACGTCGAGCTCCAGCTGGTCGACTGGAAACCGCACGCCGGCGACACGCCGCCAACGTAG
- a CDS encoding NADH:ubiquinone reductase (Na(+)-transporting) subunit B, whose translation MKFLRNLLDSAAPMFHKGGKFERLYPLYEAGDTFLFTPGEVTHGSTHVRDGLDLKRMMVFVVIALTPCILMAMWNTGYQANAAIHSEAGTAIDSWQESLFTWLGMTHDPSSFLSNVILGAIYFLPIYIVTMTVGGIIEVTFGIIRGHEVNEGFLVTGMLFPLTLPPTMPLWQVGLGIAFGVLIGKEVFGGTGKNFLNPALTARAFLYFAYPNQITGNVWVAADGFSGATTLGALAENKDKLDVGLDAVLKTVDGHGITWMDAFLGTISGSMGETSALACLLGAAFLIMTGVGSWKIMLATILGAVGTSGAFYLASLSGIETSALFALPPWWHLVIGGFAFGCVFMATDPVSAAMTEKGKWFYGILIGVLTILIRGINPAFPEGIMLAILFGNVMAPLIDYFVIQANINRRMARYATS comes from the coding sequence ATGAAGTTTCTACGCAATCTGCTCGATAGCGCCGCTCCGATGTTCCATAAGGGCGGCAAGTTCGAACGTCTTTACCCGCTTTACGAAGCGGGCGATACGTTCCTGTTTACGCCGGGCGAAGTGACGCACGGCTCGACCCACGTTCGCGACGGTCTCGACCTGAAGCGAATGATGGTGTTCGTCGTCATCGCTTTGACGCCGTGCATCCTGATGGCGATGTGGAACACCGGCTATCAAGCCAACGCCGCCATCCATTCGGAAGCTGGAACCGCGATCGACAGCTGGCAGGAAAGCCTCTTTACGTGGCTGGGGATGACCCACGACCCGAGCAGCTTCCTGTCCAACGTCATCCTGGGCGCGATCTACTTCCTGCCGATCTACATCGTCACGATGACGGTCGGCGGTATTATCGAAGTGACCTTCGGGATCATTCGCGGACACGAAGTGAACGAAGGGTTCCTGGTTACCGGGATGCTCTTTCCGCTCACGCTGCCGCCGACCATGCCGCTCTGGCAAGTCGGGCTTGGTATCGCGTTCGGCGTGTTGATTGGTAAGGAAGTGTTCGGCGGCACCGGCAAGAACTTCTTGAATCCGGCTTTGACCGCTCGTGCGTTCCTCTACTTCGCTTATCCGAACCAGATCACTGGTAACGTCTGGGTCGCCGCCGACGGTTTCAGCGGCGCCACCACCTTGGGCGCTTTGGCCGAAAACAAAGATAAGCTCGACGTCGGTTTGGACGCGGTTTTGAAGACGGTCGATGGTCATGGCATCACCTGGATGGACGCGTTCCTCGGAACGATCAGCGGTTCGATGGGGGAAACCTCAGCGCTCGCCTGTCTGCTGGGCGCCGCGTTCCTGATCATGACCGGCGTCGGTTCGTGGAAGATCATGCTGGCGACCATCCTGGGCGCCGTGGGAACTTCCGGAGCGTTCTATCTCGCCAGCCTGTCCGGCATCGAAACCTCAGCCCTGTTCGCCTTGCCGCCGTGGTGGCACCTGGTGATCGGCGGCTTCGCGTTCGGTTGCGTCTTCATGGCGACCGACCCGGTTTCGGCCGCGATGACGGAAAAAGGTAAGTGGTTCTACGGGATCTTGATCGGCGTACTGACGATCTTGATTCGCGGCATCAACCCCGCGTTCCCGGAAGGGATCATGCTCGCCATCTTGTTCGGTAACGTGATGGCGCCGCTGATCGACTACTTTGTGATTCAAGCAAACATCAACAGAAGGATGGCTCGCTATGCTACATCGTGA